aaatgcttttatttctgtttttaaatgttggtTTTGTATCGGAAACTTTGTTATCGGTCTGAAGAAAGTCTTTGCCTGACTTAAAACATGACCATGATTATTAACCGCTCGAGCCCGATTAGGAACCCCAAATATCCCGATATCGTATCTTAATAACCTATTTAGCTTTCCAATACTGGGCATTTTCCGAttgttgtaattgttgtttgctttttattttttttttgtagtttttctCAAAATTAGAACTGTTCATCACTAAACTGGGGCAAGGGTTGtcaatgccttgcccaaggtCATTACAACGGTAGCACTGCTGCTGGGGATTTAGACACAGGTTTGCATCATTGCGAGGCTGCTCTGTATAATCGCTCCGCTACCGCTACAACACGAGAGTATAGTTAATACTTTTATGCTACTGTAAATGCAATATTCTTTACTAGGAAATGTTAAGATTGTTACCTGTCTCATTTTTGCTGAATTGTTTTGCGCAAATTATCATGCGTGATGTAGGTTACTATAACGCCGAAATACATAAGTTTGGCGATAAAACCATATATATCTACTCCGATTGCCTGAAATAAAGTAAACAATTTAACATCTACAGCAGACAAAGAACTTTGGTACGCAACTACTTTCAACATATTATTTTCATCTGACACTTGCGAAAAAGCATGCGGAATGAACAACGCGCATGCGCTCTGCTTTGGGTTTATGTTGAACTATGATTTTATCGAAGGTCTGCGTCACCGAGTGTATGACAGATCCAAGGATAACGAAGTAGAGCAAAAAAAAGAGGTTGACAGTAGGTTGACAGAGGTTTCCTAGAAACTTCTACGTTTCTGTAAAAGTagattaaaaacatgtttaagaTAAACTGAAATAAGAGGCGTTACAAGAAATAAGTGTGTTTAACTCTTTAGAAAGAAGGCGATGAAGCTAATACCGAAATGGATAAACGTAAGTTATTGAAGTTTTTCAACAGTTTTtctacaaaaaattcaaactaatTTACAATgtagaaatttgcaaaaaaactgtTTGATGAAAGACatggtttatttttgctaTGTAGAAGAACTCAATAGTAAGTTGCTTGATGATGCTGTCATGGTCGGTGCCTTTGAACCAGAAGTCAACTTAACGATGCCGTACAGGCCAAATCCGAAGATTCTAAAAATTAAACCTTCGGATCCGGATGAATACTATTACGAATTTGACGGTATTACGAATTAACATATTAACTAGTAATGAAATCTACAACATATATTATTgcatttcataattttttagaGTATAAGTATATTAGGGCACGTGAAAAAGGATATGGCTTAAAGTATAATGTTAAGAATTTGTATGTTCAGAAATAACATCTCAAGAACACCTTCCAAATAGGCTACCTATAAATAGTAGCCTTCCCCACTCTGCTTTCACTTTACTGTAAAGAGGAATTGATTTGCAtctaactttaaaaaaatacttGTATAAAACCAACTAGATTGGACGCTGTCTTTATCTCAGAAGAAATACTTGCTGTCGACATTTTGCAGAAAGACCTTTCGTATCTAGGCatatttttgtctgattttattttatctatgTGTTTTCATTTAGTTGAAAAGGGAAACAGTGCATCTAACGAGATTTTGACTGAAGTTTTGGATGACAATCCAAATTTGTTGGGTGCCGATGCGTTAGAGGACCTAATAAGCAACGAAGGTGGGTGTTAAAGTAGATGCTGCCTCTCATTGTTATTTGCAAACTAACATCGGCCTGACTGATAAGTGTTGACCATGTAGATAGTCAGatataaaatatcaaaatatttaacgcAATTGTGGCCCACAGGAAGTTTTATAAACAGGGCAAATAtcataatattttttctatttatagtgatcaaaattttattggccACACTACCAAAACTTGTAAGCGCAACAAAGATAACttaaatgcaatatttaaGAACACTATTTCAAGAAAGGAATGTGAAAAATGCTTAACTTTGTTTTCCAAATCGTACAAAAATATAGTTAGTGCATCTCTGCACGAGATAACGGGTACAAACATCCCCTAGCTCCCCCGTGCGAACGCTTTTGCTGTTGTCAACACCAAACGCTAACTGTAATAGACCAGTAAATCGCGTAATGAGAATCTAAATCTTTATTTTACTGTACTTCAGTCAAACTATATTACTAGTTTTTATACATGTTCATAAGATTATCAAATTGACCCCAATGTAGAAGTCGATGACTTACCCGCCTTATCGAACGCTTTGATAGGAGGGATGGCAGGAGTGGAAATAGCAGGTGAGAACAAGCAAATGGGTTGTTAACAAATTTCTGTTGGCGTATTTCTAGGCTAAGATAAATGGTTGGTAAAACGCTTTTTGGTAGCTAAAAGACTTCCATCCATACCTCGACACAGACTCAGAGGTCACGTTGCATGTGCCTTGGACCACGCCGATGATGTACCGCTTTTCGGTTTATTGATAGCGTTTTCAAGTCTCTTGGT
Above is a window of Clavelina lepadiformis chromosome 8, kaClaLepa1.1, whole genome shotgun sequence DNA encoding:
- the LOC143469728 gene encoding uncharacterized protein LOC143469728 isoform X2; translation: MKQVCKIMSSVVFYHICLASLGVSIAFANAQHLQNLDKNHYPSLLVARGPYPQHHSPYVAPSRSVADTAEEYWISKKCIYPPKAFFYLYRSACEVRHQSDTFYSGICQSFFNSSKELCHLQGASEEELQTMSSIHDLQKNMQDDEICDTLAEMRKNDPTLFPTKKDKELWYATTFNILFSSDTCEKACGMNNAHALCFGFMLNYDFIEGLRHRVYDRSKDNEVEQKKEKEGDEANTEMDKQELNSKLLDDAVMVGAFEPEVNLTMPYRPNPKILKIKPSDPDEYYYEFDVEKGNSASNEILTEVLDDNPNLLGADALEDLISNEDYQIDPNVEVDDLPALSNALIGGMAGVEIAAKRLPSIPRHRLRGHVACALDHADDVPLFGLLIAFSSLLVVIALLIVYRARRSIGLYVGHIRQRRRNNWNYERVLVGPQDDELFE
- the LOC143469728 gene encoding uncharacterized protein LOC143469728 isoform X1 — protein: MKQVCKIMSSVVFYHICLASLGVSIAFANAQHLQNLDKNHYPSLLVARGPYPQHHSPYVAPSRSVADTAEEYWISKKCIYPPKAFFYLYRSACEVRHQSDTFYSGICQSFFNSSKELCHLQGASEEELQTMSSIHDLQKNMQDDEICDTLAEMRKNDPTLFPTKKADKELWYATTFNILFSSDTCEKACGMNNAHALCFGFMLNYDFIEGLRHRVYDRSKDNEVEQKKEKEGDEANTEMDKQELNSKLLDDAVMVGAFEPEVNLTMPYRPNPKILKIKPSDPDEYYYEFDVEKGNSASNEILTEVLDDNPNLLGADALEDLISNEDYQIDPNVEVDDLPALSNALIGGMAGVEIAAKRLPSIPRHRLRGHVACALDHADDVPLFGLLIAFSSLLVVIALLIVYRARRSIGLYVGHIRQRRRNNWNYERVLVGPQDDELFE
- the LOC143469728 gene encoding uncharacterized protein LOC143469728 isoform X3, with product MKQVCKIMSSVVFYHICLASLGVSIAFANAQHLQNLDKNHYPSLLVARGPYPQHHSPYVAPSRSVADTAEEYWISKKCIYPPKAFFYLYRSACEVRHQSDTFYSGICQSFFNSSKELCHLQGASEEELQTMSSIHDLQKNMQDDEICDTLAEMRKNDPTLFPTKKADKELWYATTFNILFSSDTCEKACGMNNAHALCFGFMLNYDFIEGLRHRVYDRSKDNEVEQKKEKEGDEANTEMDKQELNSKLLDDAVMVGAFEPEVNLTMPYRPNPKILKIKPSDPDEYYYEFDVEKGNSASNEILTEVLDDNPNLLGADALEDLISNEEVDDLPALSNALIGGMAGVEIAAKRLPSIPRHRLRGHVACALDHADDVPLFGLLIAFSSLLVVIALLIVYRARRSIGLYVGHIRQRRRNNWNYERVLVGPQDDELFE